The segment GTAAGTCAAAGAGAGCCCGCCATAGAATGACCGCCCGGTAAAGGTGTAAAAGGTCGGAATTTTGAAGTCGAAAATGTTATTGACACCGACGGAGGCTTTGATCCATTTGAGAATCTGCTTTGATCCTCGAAGATTCCAGATCCAGTTGCTCGGTGCGTACTCCTCATCTTCAAGTACCTTGTCGCCATCGTCGAAGAACCCCCACCTGCTAGCGTAACGTCCGCGCAGGTCTACGTTGAAACCCGCGTCTTGGTTGGCATAGGCAAGTTTAAGGTTACCGCTGTGCTTCGATCTATTGAGCAGTGCCAAACCTGTCTCCTTATCCTCGCCGTTGAGATACGCGTAGCCGATTGTTGCGGAGAAGCCGCCGATTGAACGGGTCGAAAGTTCGACCTCAACCCCTTCGGTGAATGCCTCGCTGACATTGAAATACTGAAATTTACTCCCGCCAAGTACGCTTGTTCCAATCCGCTCCGCTTCGATCAAGTTTTGCAGGTTGTTTCGATATAGGTGTACCCGTCCGAGTAGTGAGGACTTAAACTGGTATTCAACCCCAAGATTCCAACTCCCCGACGACTCCGGTTGTAGGTCTGGATTTCCAAGCACCTGATAGCCAGATGTTGGATTGCTGAAATCGAGATAAAGGTCTTTGAAGTCGGGTGCACGAAAGCCCTGACCGTATGAGGTGCGAATCGTAACATCACGGGTCACGCGATACATCCCACTCAACTTTGGACTGAAGTGCGTTCCAAATTCGGAGTGATAGTCGAGCCGTCCACCCAAGACAAACGCAAGGTTTGCCATCGGTCGGAATTCGTTTTGGAAAAACAGTGAATCGGTTGTAACATCCTTCTCGCCGCCGGTGATACGTTGAGATTCAAGGTTTTCAAGGATTAGCTCTGCGCCAACAGTCAGTTGATTTTTCGATCCGAGAGCGGTGTCAAATTGTGCTTCACCTTTGATTAAGTCTTGGATCGTGACGTTTGATGACGCGGTGAGCGAAGTATCACGGTCGATAACTGTCGATTCATCGTGGTAGCGTGTAGCGTAGATTTTGCCCATCAACTTCGAGCGCGTACCAAGTTGATATCTTGTACCGACGCTTCCGCTGAAGTTGTCAATATCGCCGAGGCGGTCAAAGACAACATCC is part of the Candidatus Poribacteria bacterium genome and harbors:
- a CDS encoding TonB-dependent receptor; translation: MQLYKPIWIGFLVIFTVSGIQLSFAVTDPGADLFQMDEVVVTGTKTERRLKDTPVITEVITRSEIEATGAENIGEVLEHRVGIVVNRDAHGDGVQLQGLDSAYILILLDGEPQVGRIAGKLDLARIAVENVDRIEIVKGASSALFGSAAMGGVINVITRKASSPFAAQFTNNFETHNTIDSRSTVQLKRDKFNALLTLAANRRNPVDLDESDLTTTIDGYKNWTHSARTEYQLTSKSTLLFSGQYFAQKQEGVSENEDVVFDRLGDIDNFSGSVGTRYQLGTRSKLMGKIYATRYHDESTVIDRDTSLTASSNVTIQDLIKGEAQFDTALGSKNQLTVGAELILENLESQRITGGEKDVTTDSLFFQNEFRPMANLAFVLGGRLDYHSEFGTHFSPKLSGMYRVTRDVTIRTSYGQGFRAPDFKDLYLDFSNPTSGYQVLGNPDLQPESSGSWNLGVEYQFKSSLLGRVHLYRNNLQNLIEAERIGTSVLGGSKFQYFNVSEAFTEGVEVELSTRSIGGFSATIGYAYLNGEDKETGLALLNRSKHSGNLKLAYANQDAGFNVDLRGRYASRWGFFDDGDKVLEDEEYAPSNWIWNLRGSKQILKWIKASVGVNNIFDFKIPTFYTFTGRSFYGGLSLTY